In a single window of the Daphnia carinata strain CSIRO-1 chromosome 4, CSIRO_AGI_Dcar_HiC_V3, whole genome shotgun sequence genome:
- the LOC130687166 gene encoding sodium-dependent noradrenaline transporter-like isoform X2, giving the protein MKRNKQLREVADIRDNQITSISFNMESEFHNEIENKHDSMRGPIERQSSRTKKQLTYSVIEEPLELTSFPLGLMEDDDSLVRSVTSVRQRNETERIFLSSHRPLAELRTNNISANGLPDIPEFSSTNDLTPLSIAAFKDEKSQRIIWLDNASLMAMSLALSNIWRLPTFVYFNYSVFAGEAFIAYIILMVFVGLPLFVLELSLGQFGQTGVIQLWRAVPFFKGIGIAQVIAGIYQACYFPTLATWAFQFGIVGFSGWSGCELSSSQNLTTCLCQDPQSSNCTSYGVISEEEFCFENRVLYKYQDLMNFKMLPMLAAVLIIVALSICFGAKVMKIILSLSGIISAILLGVVMALALSHPNNLLSNVNNTAQRGINLLVPHELWGFGRGEVWYGAMVQVLFSLAIGFGTLPTLTSSSYFNRNIVRDGILIWLINLFFAIISVITAFAWIGISGLDGNDVAQPNAFIYSVYYNVSDSLWAGLTFGLIFLAGINSMLPLSYAIFQNVYENFPALKEHHRKLTYCLVFLAIWLVNVPGLIPAGNEILTMWDHYAAGGTVLTCLIVHLIGWMWVYGRENVKKNLEFMLSRPINFFWNVSWSYVTIVLLLVAELWGFLGVPLDGTVDCHYPIWLVATGWSLYFLALVVAIIFMIRVVVHETEYELIKKLVNSMKPDRNWGPVDPLLHFHWKRSIEQESGPVSYSLNTISRRLKDESPTLDISNSDHNATPKNRRPSITMVRMPNYARHYDELGGTIA; this is encoded by the exons ATGAAGCGGAATAAGCAACTACGTGAAGTGGCCGACATACGAGACAATCAG ATAACAAGCATTTCCTTTAATATGGAATCGGAATTCCATAATGAAATCGAAAACAAACACGATTCGATGAGAGGCCCAATCGAAAGGCAGAGTTCACGTACCAAAAAACAGCTAACTTACAGTGTGATCGAA GAACCTTTGGAACTCACCTCATTTCCTTTGGGGTTGATGGAAGATGATGACTCATTAGTCAGATCCGTGACTTCTGTTCGCCAGCGAAATGAAACCGAACGAATTTTCTTATCATCGCATAGGCCTTTAGCAGAATTACGAACAAATAACATTTCTGCAAATGGTCTGCCAGATATACCCGAATTCTCTTCAACCAACGACTTGACTCCATTAAGCATTGCTGCTTTCAAGGATGAGAAATCTCAGAGAATCATATGGTTAGATAACGCAAGTCTCATG gcaATGAGTCTTGCACTCAGTAACATCTGGAGATTACCAACATTTGTGTACTTTAATTATTCTG TCTTTGCAGGGGAAGCATTTATTGCCTATATAATACTGATGGTCTTTGTCGGGTTACCCTTATTTGTATTGGAGCTATCATTGGGTCAGTTTGGACAAACTGGAGTCATCCAGTTATGGAGAgctgtccctttttttaaag GCATAGGTATTGCGCAAGTGATAGCTGGTATTTATCAGGCTTGTTATTTCCCTACGCTCGCAACG tggGCTTTTCAATTTGGTATTGTCGGATTTAGCGGCTGGAGTGGCTGTGAACTATCGTCCAGTCAAAATCTCACCACTTGTTTG TGCCAGGATCCTCAAAGTAGCAATTGTACTTCATATGGGGTGATTTCTGAAGAAGAATTCTGTTTCGA GAATCGCGTCCTGTACAAATATCAAGACCTAATGAACTTTAAGATGCTGCCCATGCTTGCAGCTGTGTTGATAATAGTTGCTCTAAG TATTTGTTTCGGGGCCAAGGTGATGAAAATTATCCTGTCACTGTCTGGAATCATCTCTGCTATTCTACTTGGTGTGGTGATGGCTTTAGCTTTATCTCACCCAAACAATTTACTCTCGAATGTAAACAACACTGCACAAAGGGGAATTAACTTGCTTGTCCCTCACGAGCTATGGGGCTTTGGGCGCGGAGAG GTTTGGTATGGCGCTATGGTACAGGTCTTATTTTCATTGGCGATAGGTTTCGGCACTCTGCCTACGCTAACATCTTCTAGCTATTTCAACAGAAACATTGTCCG AGATGGAATTTTAATTTGGTTAATTAACCTATTCTTTGCCATTATCTCCGTAATTACGGCATTTGCATGGATTGGAATTTCTGGACTTGATGGAAATGATGTAGCCCAACCCAACGCCTTCATATACTCTGTGTACTATAACGTTTCCGATTCGTTATGGGCTGGACTCACTTTTGGACTCATCTTTCTTGCTGGAATCAATAGCATG CTACCCTTGTCGTATGCAATTTTCCAGAATGTGTACGAGAATTTTCCGGCACTTAAAGAACACCATCGAAAGTTGACTTACTGCTTGGTGTTTTTGGCCATCTGGCTTGTAAATGTTCCTGGTCTTATTCCG GctggaaatgaaattttaacgATGTGGGATCATTACGCAGCAGGAGGCACTGTACTTACTTGTTTAATTGTTCATTTAATCGGTTGGATGTGGGTCTATG GCAGGGAAAATGTGAAGAAGAATCTGGAATTTATGCTCAGCCGACCTATAAACTTTTTTTGGAACGTATCGTGGAGCTATGTTACTATCGTCCTTCTTCTC GTCGCAGAACTTTGGGGTTTCTTGGGCGTGCCGTTGGACGGAACTGTGGATTGCCATTATCCCATATGGTTGGTAGCCACTGGGTGGTCTCTCTATTTTCTAGCTTTGGTGGTAGCGATCATCTTCATGATTAGAGTAGTGGTTCACGAGACCGAATATGAGCTGATAAAAAAGTTGGTTAATTCGATGAAACCCGACAGAAACTGGGGCCCAGTTGATCCCCTTCTTCATTTCCATTGGAAAAGATCTATTGAACAAGAATCTGGGCCAGTGTCATATTCTTTGAATACCATTTCGCGGAGGCTGAAAGACGAAAGTCCTACACTAGATATCTCTAACAGCGATCATAATGCCACTCCCAAAAACCGGCGCCCGAGTATTACAATGGTTCGTATGCCTAACTATGCAAGGCACTACGATGAATTGGGCGGCACGATTGCATAg